Proteins from a single region of Deltaproteobacteria bacterium:
- a CDS encoding GNAT family N-acetyltransferase produces the protein MNESTIKIRLMKADDFDAVVGIDEKVLKARRQEYYELKFEKLVQSKDYLPTSLVAEEEDGTVVGFIMGELYIGEYGISQEKATLDTIGVDPDYQHKGIGEQLINEFVDHLRTLGVQKINTLVDWNDSQLIHFFSANQFSPSKTINLERSL, from the coding sequence GACGATTTTGACGCTGTGGTTGGGATTGACGAGAAAGTACTCAAGGCTCGCCGGCAGGAGTACTATGAACTGAAGTTTGAAAAGCTTGTTCAATCCAAAGATTATTTGCCCACCTCGCTTGTGGCAGAGGAAGAAGATGGAACGGTGGTGGGGTTTATAATGGGGGAACTCTATATAGGAGAATATGGTATTTCCCAGGAAAAAGCAACCCTGGATACGATCGGCGTTGATCCCGATTACCAGCATAAGGGTATCGGTGAGCAGTTGATTAATGAATTTGTGGATCATTTGAGAACACTCGGCGTTCAAAAAATAAACACCTTGGTCGACTGGAATGATTCCCAACTGATACATTTCTTTAGCGCGAACCAATTTAGCCCCTCCAAAACCATTAACCTGGAACGAAGCCTTTGA